GTGAAGCTGCTCATCTTTGCTAACCGTTTGCATACAGTTCTCTACAGATGGttgtggtgctaatggatgttgcAATGGTCAGTGAAACCTCCTCAACCAATGTTTTAGCAAACAATGTGTGTGTTAGCTTTTCAGCTCACATAAGGCTTTGctgtccatgttctgtcagtttacgaggtttcCCTGACAATGGCTGTGCTGcatacacatgcaatgttttgcatTTCTGAATAACTTTGCCAACAGTGTACTTTGGATAGTCCAAAAGCGATTCAATGTTTCATACTGGTTGGATGCTCAGCTGAcataccaccaccagaccccattgtcaactctacaccggGTAACATTCTGATGGCTTCTGTACTGGGATAATCCTGTGTGATCcttcctttatacctaatgctcacatatgtgatttgcatatccccttcttTTGAAAGCACAGAATTGGTGGGTGTCCAATACTTTTGCCAACATAGTGTATTTATGTTAGACACAATGCTTTGCCTTTATGTTAAGAAGATATAGGGGTTAgctctttatgtttttttttgcatgaagttCATGTCTGGTTACCATCCCATAACTCCCAGAAACTGTTATTCATTTTGCTAGCAAACCTTTACAGAAGAATATGGACATATTTGGACACCTGAATGCTGTCTTGTCACATCCATAACTGGCTGATCATCAATAATCAACTTGACTTTGAGAATTTCATGGTACATTCAGTATTGGAGGGGCATGTTCTGGTAATGATTGACAGCAGCACATGGTGAGCCTGTTATCTCATGTAacattgattagagatgagctattACTGACTTTATTGATTCAATATTTTAAACTTTTCAATACAAAAAATTATAATTTCATGATTTTTTAACACCAGACCACTAAGACAGAATCTTTGCATCTTCAAGTTGGGGGTGTGTAGTTAGATTTATTTCATCTAGAGAATACAACCACTCAATCCCAATGATCATATATTTGATAAAACATGGCACAGCTTTTTTTCTTGAATTTGTACGGTAGtaatctgtaaaaaaaatcaaattagaGACATTCAAGGGTACAAGATGGACCTAtgaatttattatttattaagaCACAGTATTATGGCTCAGTAAACGCTTAACCTCTACTGGGCTACAACAAAGTCATCTGAATGAGGCTTTTGAAGCAGCTCAGATTGTATTCACTTGTGAGCACTATACAGTAGATACTAAAAATTATTTGTCGTTAtccccttaacactacagggcatacagttacatcctgtaagTCCGGgatatgtatggagggggatcacagtcaattccgctccatacaatgtgggtgccagaCGTTTCTTACCGCCGACACCCTGCCACAATAACTCCAATAAGCCGGGTGTCGGCGATTagttctttttccatttcatgccacttggatttttttttatgtttttcaatacattgtatggtacattaaatagtactattgaaaaatacaactcatcccgtaaaaaaacagcaagccctcagacatctacgtcaaTGGGTAAATAAAAGAGGTAAGagaggaggaaaaactgaaaatgataaaaaaatgcTTTACTGCTGGGATCCCATTGATTTTGAGAAAGATGGtcttgtgtgtctctctctcctcacCACAATGAGGAGAAGCTTTAATAAGGCGATGGCTAGGCATGTACAATACTGCTTCCGTCATTCTCAGAGGGACTGCTGAAGATAACTGGGTACAAGTGCTCAGTTATTTCCGGAAGTCCTATTGAAATATAAAGACTGGTACTGTGCATACTTGGCTCCTCTTCTCTGTGTAAGTGAGGATGAGAGGGACACAAAACTCCTTTTCTCAGTATCAGTAaagagatcagacttttatcacctattctgtgcgTAAGTGATTGTGGCTGCCCGAGCGGGAGGCCCACCATTGCTGGGGAGACTATGGGGAAACTACGATGGCGGTAATGGGTAGCTCTATGATCTCTCCTCACAGCGGCGTCAGCATGGCCTAGCTCAGTCAGGCGCACAGTGAACATGAATGAAACATCAAGGCTTTTGATGTTCCTGATTTTTAACAGAAATGTCATGTGACTCCAACACATTCTAGACCGCTATTCACACAACGCTAAATAAAGAGTTCACAGTCCAATAGCGAGTTTCAAGAAAACAACCAGAGGTGCATGACTGTACTTTCCTCACAGATTTTTCAGGTATAACATTTTCTTTGCAAGGTTTCATTCCTTTTTCACATTTTCGGTTTTTACATGCTTACTAGGAGACACTCTTCCCTCTGAACTCCAGACGTCCttagtcccagttatctgatagatTGTCCATGCAGTTTGCACTCCTGACACAGTAAAAGCATTGACTCAAGCTTTTCTTCTTTCAGTGTCCTGAaattacttttcttctttttgcagTAGCAGGGGAACCGTTACTCTACCCCTCAGCCTCACACTGGGATGTCCACCTCCTCTGACTACATTATCTCCACTCTTCTATTCCTCTCTCACCTAGGCTCCGCCCCATAACTACCCAAGACTGCCAACCACATCAATCACGCAGTTAAAAGAGGCACACATACGCAGGATCCAATCACAACAGTTATTCACATACATCAACACTACGACTTTGGGCCTCTACATGATAAAAATCAATAAagagaatacccttttaaacttAAAGAAGTAATAAAGTAGATTAGTAAAGGGTAATAGCCTAAACAATGCATTTGTTGtactaaataataataaaaaaaagccaaTGATTTCTTCTTAAAATGTGACTATTGCCCTTATGTATGGCAATTTGGTAATATTTGGTCATCATGAATTTGAGTTACATGAAATTATAAGCTGTACTCTttaatatatatagatgtaatgCACAGTAAATTAGACATCATCTCTTCTACTGTCTTCACACAGGAGAACAACCTGACAGTGGTCGATGAGTTTTTCCTCTTAGGATTTCAAATTAACAAATCTTTAAGGTATTTCCTGTTCTGTCTGTTCCTGGTGGTTTACTGTGGGACCATATGTGGGAACCTCCTGATCATCACCCTGGTGTCCACCAGCAAGGACCTCCAcactccaatgtacttcttcatctCACAACTGTCCATCAGCGACATCTTGTTGACCACAGATATTGTCCCCAACTTGCTCCACATCCTACGGAATAATGGGAGGATCATTACCTTTATTGGTTGTATGACTcagttttattttttcagcaCTTCAGTAGCATCAGAATGTTTTCTCCTCACTGTGATGTCTTATGACAGATATGTGGCCATCTGCAATCCCCTCCGTTATACTTCTGTAATGACAAGTAGACATTGTGTGATATTGGTCATCATCTGCTGGTTTGTCAGTTTTTCCATAATACTGATTAATGTTTTAACAATATCGAGAGTAAAATTTTGTGGACCACATATCATTGACCATTTGTTCTGTGATCTTCTTCCCTTGCTGGAAATTTCCTGTTCTAACACTTTTATTGTTGAGTTAGAAGTCTGGCTGCTTAGTATTCCATCAGTAATTATACCAGTGATGATAATAATTCAATCTTATGTTAAAATTATATTCACTATATTAAGGTTTCCATCTAATATCAGTAGAcataaagccttctccacctgtagCTCCCACCTCATTGTGGTCTCCATATTCTACTGGACTCTTTTCAGCGTTTATGTTTTCCCAACAAAAGGACAAACTTTGACCATGAGTAAGATCCTATCAttgctatatactgtatttacTCCTCTGGCCAACCCTGTTATATACAGTCTGAAAAATAAAGATATTAGGAAAGCAGTACAAAAAACATTGCTTATGCATAGatttcacaattagagatgagtgagcacgctagTTTAAGGCAGATGCTTGAGCGAGCATCTGTCTTCTCGAGTAGCTgattacttgtccgagcaaataCGTGGGgaggcggcggggggcgggggagtgagagagatctccctctgtctctctctctctctccaaccccccctccaccacacacatttgctcggacgagtaatcggTTACTCAAGAAGACAGATGCTTGCTcgagctcactcatctctattcacaatctATAAACTGATATTTTGAAAATAAACAACTAAGAAATTAATACTAGATGTTTTTTTCAGTATGTCTTGATAGATTAAACCTGCATCTTTAGGCCAGTTTTGGCCTTCTTGATAtagattcattttttaaatctgacatctgtcactttaagttacaataactttggaatgcttttaattattcaagtgattctgagactttgtgacatattgtactttgttAGTGTTAAATTTTGATGGTTATGTTTTGATTATTTATTTAAGCCCTTTATAATGTGGCCATATTTTTTCATTTCTGATTTataataattaaccccttaatgatcgcCCATACGTCTTTTGATGGCAGCCATTAAGGTGCTTTATTCTACGCCGCCGTTTTTTTCACAGTTTCTGCATGAAAAGTGTGGATTGGGTCTCCCGTGCAGGGATAGTGGGTTCTCAGCTGTCTATCcctggtgtttaaccctttacacgccaCAGTCTGTGCCACTAtgtcatgtaaaaggctgacagaaggAAGGGGCTCCTTTGTCACTCATTGGACCCCTACAATGTGATCATGGGGTCCCGCTGGGTTGTTATGACATCCAGATTTTTGAATGTATTCTATGGGTCTGCCAGCTTCATAGGCTTCCCAAAGCACTAATAAAGTGATAAATAGTAGTGTACTAGAAGAATTATAAAAGATGTTgttattcaagtcccctagtgagaaaaataaaagggtaaaaataaacaaaattgtaaaaaaataataaaagaaagagTCAAAACCACACCTTTCCCCCtttactatattaaaaaaaaaaaaaaaaatcacatgtggtatcagtgcattcgtaatgacccagagaaaaaacatAGTTAATTGTTTAATCCGCACAGTGcacgtcatgaaaaaaaaatagcagaaatGGCTAGTATTGCAGATCTTGTCCtacaaaaaaatggaatagaaagaaaATGGTTAAaatgttgcatggatcaacaaatagtagtattaaaaattacaactcatcccgcaaaaaaaggaaaaaatgttatTAGGGGTCTGCAGAGATCTATAGAATTATTTTAACATAGCATTTATATTGCATGGCGAacaccattaaaaataaaaaagaaccagaatggcagattttgttaatcttgcctctagaaaaataaaaaattattaaagagcaatcaaaatgttatattttccaaaaaaagtgGATAAATGACAACTGAAGTtcatcccataaaaaaaaaacaaattcttggaatgtggcaaaacaaaagtaaatataaaaaaatatgcgtacaaaaatagcaaaacataaaaaaaactgtagaaaCTTATATTGCCAGAGTTGTATTGACCagggaataatgttatcacattatttgttTGCACACAAAATGCTTGAAACATGGGTGGCgaataatagaatggtatttaacaagaataaatgcaaatacttgggtatactaatagatcatagactgaacatgagtcaacaatgtcatgcagcagccaaaaaggcaaacacaattctaggatgtatgaagagaagcatagagtctagatcacgtcagGTAATTACCCCCCCCtcaactcttccttagtcagacctcatctggaatactgagtccagttctgggcaccccactttaaaaaaacatagacaaactggagcaagtttagagaagagttaccaagatggtgagcggtctgcaaatcatgtcctatgaggaacggttaaaggatctgggaatgtttagcttgcaaaaaaagaaggctgagaggagacttaatagtggtcttcaaatatctgaagagttggcacactgcagagggatcagccctattctcatctgcacaaggaaagaccaaaagcaatgggatgaaactgaaaggaaggagacacaaattagatattagaaaaaaactttctgacagtgagggtgatcaatgagtggaacaggttaccatgggaggtggtgagttctccttcaatggaagtgttcaaacaaaggctaaacaaatatctgtctgagatgatttagtaaatcctgcactgagcagggggttggacacgatgacccttgaggtcccttccaactctaccattctatgattctaacaaTGGGTTTAACTTATGATTaacccgccccacagcgcacccgagtacttttcacccgagcagtgaagtactcgaaaatcgcccttaccgagtacgttcgctcatctctatttaccaggCATAAAGCCTGTTTGTTTGGTCCGGTGGATAAGTGTTAGGATGATCTGATTTAATCTAGTAGCTAGAATTTGGTTAGTATTTTGTAATCCACATTTACTAAAGATATCGGGTGGTATGAGCCGCGATCTAAGGGGTCTTTATCATGCTTCAATAGTACTATAATAGTGGCATCATAAAATGAGGTGGTTAGAGAATCCTTTTTCAGAGCTTGTCTTAGGGTATCAAATAACAGGGGGGTGAGATGTTCTATGTATTTTTGATAAATGTCTACTGGGAGACCATCTGGTTCGGGGGATTTTTATTTATGGGGAGGTAGTGAATTGTCTGACGCACTTCttctagccttaaaggggtgtcTAGGAAATCTATTTGGTCTGTCGTAAGCATTAGAAATGTAAGGTCTGCTAGGTATTTAGGTATTTCAGGTACTGCCTTGTTGTGAATCAATCTATATAGGTAAGAATAATGCTCTGTAAATCTGGCAGTGATGCCTCTGAAATTTCTGCTCTTTCCGTATTTTGGATTTTGGGGGCTGCATTAGTCTGGTTTTCCTACTAAATTATGTTGGCCAGAAGATGACTCGATTGATTTCCTATTGCGAAGTACCGCCGCTTAGTGAAAAAGAGCTTCCTTTTGGTTTTAGTGTATATTTGGTGTTTATATAATCTCATTAGACCTAGCCAATGTATTTAATTAATTTCAGTTGGATGGGATATGTACTCATTTTCAGTTTCCGCCACCTATGATTCTAGAAAAGAGTTTGTCTGGGAAATACTTTTTTGATGAATGATATGGTAGATTCCAGGCACTCCTGAAAATATGGTTTGAGTAAATCCCATTTAAGTGTATGCGGTAAACAATAGGTAGCGCTCTAAACAGTGGATATATTATTAGTAGAAAAAGAAATAACTCACCCGACGTAACCGGAtatcccttaaaggagatgtctcgaggaagcagtgaatttttttttttgcccagtccccctaattaaacatacattactaattacccctgtaaatgactttcctagctggtttctacttaccgttctagcgtttcagcaacttataaaactttttcccaagatggccgccagctcttttcgcatcgcttgctgtagcccgacgtgcgcactcccgagacgctaccagctgtgtctccatggcaaccagacgccccgcagccgccgaccggacccctggagtgaacacggccgaccagtcacccaccgccaggcagaaggtaaccggcgcagccccccccccatcacagcggcagcccccccggcccagcgacagccccccgcggcccagcgacagcccccccggcccagcgctagttcccccggcgcagcgacagcccccccccccgacccagcgctagttcccccggcctagcgacagccccccccggcccagcgacagccccccccggcccagcgctagttcccccggcctagcgacagctccccccggcccagcgacagcccccccggcccagcgctagttcccccggcgcagcgacagccccccccatcgcagcgacagcccccccatcgcagcggcagccccccatcgcagcgacagcccccccatcgcagcggcagccccccatcgcagcgacagcccccccatcgcagcggcagcccccccccccggcgcagcccgcccccgcggcgcagcggcagcccccccggcccatcacttaccaggacggcgggatagctggacggcgggacagctgggcggcttctccggacagctcggcagctctgcaccttcctctaacagaggaaggtacagaatggccgctccagcgcgctcccgagcagtgacagctcgtctgcgcatgcgcagaagagctgtagcggggagcacactgaagcggctcgtgctgaaaggagaagaccggactgcgcaagcgcgtctaaaaaagcaagctgccagcgaatttagacggaaccatggagacgaggacgctagcaacggagcaggtaagtggaataacttctgtatggctcatatttaatgcacgatgtatattacaaagtgcattaatatggccatacagaagtgtataaccccacttggtttcgcgagaccacccctttaagcggtACTGGTAATTCCCAAATCCAGAATGGTGTATAGCCCTAATGGGTCCCCGAATCGCTCTAGGCAATCAGATTCCAATACACCGGTCATTTATGGCATCCCATCAGGAGAGTGTCATGGTGTGATTCCAGGTGTAAACAATTAACAAGGAATGTGAATAAATTGTGGTTATAGGCAGTACTGCTTGGGTTTGTTTCTATATATTTTCTTTTGTGACAAATATTGTCTTCCTTCGATTTCATGGTCGTCGTTCTTTCACATGTTAGTATGGGCCTCTCTTCCTGTAACGCTCTCAAAAGGAAATGAAATCGAAGGAAGACATGAACAAATTCGATCCGTGCTTTACCACATGATACAACTCAAAACAGAACGAATTGAAAGATATCATATGAAGTCGATGGGAAATCTTAAAAGGGGATCCATTCCTAGCAGAGGCTGCATCATTATGTTCAAATATTATATTTAGGAGAAGTAAAACTTTGGGCAACCTTTTAGCTCCTTCACGTccacataaaaacaaaaatatcacGAAATTGAATTCTAAACAGTCAGTTCTTTCTTTCACggatgcttattagagatgagcgagcaccaaaatgcttgggtgctcgttgctcgagtcgagctttccgcgatgctccagagttcgtttcaagtaacgaaccccattgaagtcaatgggcgactcgagcatttttttatatgacccatgctcgctaaggttttcatttgtgaaaaattggaaaaccaacgaaagtgatggaaacgacacagaaatggatagggcaggcgaggggcaacatgcaggactgaatctcaggttcccaggtctcattattaagccacaatagcggcaagagtgcccccccccctaacaatttttacttcggacaaaccctcattagcaaggcacaccttagctaagcaccacactaactgcaaccaagcacaatcactacctgcgggtcataccgctgcctcttctcctgggttacatgctgcccaaacccccgcacaaccctgcgtccacagcgcacacaatagtttccctgtgcagccttcagctgccctcatgccacacgctggctgcatagccacaccaccctcatgtctatttcctcgtgcgtctgtgatgaggaggaacaggaggcacacattgcagagggttggcagggccaggcagcgaccctctttgaaagaggggtgggggaggaagagcccacaatgctattgagaattgataatagattgacgttcgatcttcattccaatcctctgcgacctccgtcaggagctgcaaacgtgggcataaaggggagtccgctgccagcccagcacttctacacatcttcacaatgcagcaatactcggtgtgggaagtatgtgagcgggccctgggtcagcctctgtcccagcaaacaccttgtgtggcccaaggtgctgtgattgacatagcaatggggactccatgtgtccacacactactcattcttttttggtgtcggatacctcatcgacaacgcaaggggtaaaccatctgcgctctgcaccctacccaagtctgtcagtgttttggggacagacagataAAAcaactcaatgggaagtctgtgtgcacccacagcatgggtggctagcaggaacccacagacggtacataaagaaatcccattgcagtgccccggatagctgaggttacgtgcgagaaaatacatgttggcagcGGCCcaaactccatgccctagacattctgttttttttttttaagtgccaggcaggtacaactccgctatggcaagtctgtgtgcacccacagcatgggtggctagcaggaacacacagacggtacataaagaaatcccattgcagtgccctggatagctgaggttatgtgagaggaaatacatgttggctgcggcccaaactccatgccctagacattctgggctTTTTtctaaagtgccaggcaggtgcaaaaccgctatggcaagtctgtgtgcacccacagcatgggtggctagcaggaacccacagatggtacataaagtaatcccattgcagtgccccggatagctgaggttacatgagagaaaatacatgttggctgcggcccacaatccatgccataGTCAGtcggggttttttggggggccagataggtagaacaccgtgatggaaagactgtgtgcacccatagtatacacagacccctgtaatattcttgtagcaaaggtataagctgaccccagtaacagttaggttgcagaagtctagggagaccccagtaacatttctgtagtaacagtataaacagaccccagtaacatttcattagcagaaatataggcagacccctgtaacattcttgtagcagaagtataggcagaaccccagtaacattttagtagcagaagtatatgcagaccccctagtaacatttatgtagcagcagtattggcagacccctgtaacatttcagtagcag
The nucleotide sequence above comes from Eleutherodactylus coqui strain aEleCoq1 chromosome 2, aEleCoq1.hap1, whole genome shotgun sequence. Encoded proteins:
- the LOC136610367 gene encoding olfactory receptor 1500-like; its protein translation is MHSKLDIISSTVFTQENNLTVVDEFFLLGFQINKSLRYFLFCLFLVVYCGTICGNLLIITLVSTSKDLHTPMYFFISQLSISDILLTTDIVPNLLHILRNNGRIITFIGCMTQFYFFSTSVASECFLLTVMSYDRYVAICNPLRYTSVMTSRHCVILVIICWFVSFSIILINVLTISRVKFCGPHIIDHLFCDLLPLLEISCSNTFIVELEVWLLSIPSVIIPVMIIIQSYVKIIFTILRFPSNISRHKAFSTCSSHLIVVSIFYWTLFSVYVFPTKGQTLTMSKILSLLYTVFTPLANPVIYSLKNKDIRKAVQKTLLMHRFHN